From a region of the Aeoliella mucimassa genome:
- a CDS encoding BlaI/MecI/CopY family transcriptional regulator — protein MSRFTPGELAVMQILWEHGELKPGEVQQHFPEPIKNPALRSYLAILLEKGHVTRRKVGKAYFYKAVTGRKKAFRSTIREIADVYCEGSAKQLLLNLIRSEKLSEAELLELKRLADGPNNDG, from the coding sequence ATGTCGCGATTCACTCCAGGCGAACTCGCTGTCATGCAAATACTCTGGGAGCATGGCGAACTGAAGCCTGGCGAAGTTCAACAACACTTTCCCGAGCCGATTAAGAACCCGGCCCTCCGCTCGTACCTGGCGATCTTGCTCGAAAAAGGGCATGTCACCCGGCGCAAGGTGGGCAAGGCGTACTTCTACAAAGCCGTGACTGGCCGAAAAAAGGCGTTTCGCTCGACCATCCGCGAAATTGCCGACGTGTACTGCGAAGGTTCCGCGAAACAGCTGCTGCTCAATCTCATTCGTAGCGAGAAGCTCAGCGAAGCGGAATTGCTCGAACTCAAACGCCTGGCCGACGGGCCCAACAACGACGGATAA
- a CDS encoding IS630 family transposase, translating into MPKLNDEFCERMEDVLEQYEKPLDPNEPVVCLDEQPYQRVDDARPPEPAAPGKIAKQDYEYRRCGTCSVFVAVEPKAGKRFVQAKRHRKRADFARFVRDLLKRYPDAERVHLVMDNLNTHNEKSLIETFGEEAARPMLERIVWHFTPKHASWLNMAEIEISAIQRQCLGRRLASLDKVQSELSHCSRDRNRKKIKINWTFHRKDAKRVFPELYRK; encoded by the coding sequence GTGCCCAAGCTGAACGACGAGTTCTGTGAGCGGATGGAGGACGTCCTCGAGCAGTACGAGAAGCCGCTCGACCCGAACGAGCCGGTCGTCTGCCTCGACGAGCAGCCCTATCAGAGGGTCGACGACGCGCGGCCGCCCGAGCCCGCGGCACCCGGCAAGATCGCGAAGCAGGACTACGAGTACCGCCGCTGCGGAACCTGCAGCGTGTTCGTGGCGGTCGAGCCGAAGGCGGGCAAGCGATTCGTTCAGGCCAAGCGTCACCGCAAGCGAGCCGACTTCGCCCGGTTCGTCCGCGACCTCTTGAAGCGCTATCCCGACGCAGAGCGGGTTCATCTGGTGATGGACAACCTCAACACGCACAACGAGAAGTCGTTGATCGAAACCTTTGGCGAGGAGGCGGCTCGGCCAATGCTGGAGCGGATTGTGTGGCATTTTACCCCCAAGCATGCCAGTTGGCTCAACATGGCCGAGATCGAAATCTCGGCCATACAGCGACAATGCCTGGGACGTCGGTTGGCTTCGCTCGACAAGGTTCAAAGCGAACTCTCCCACTGTTCACGCGACCGCAATCGGAAGAAAATCAAAATCAATTGGACCTTCCATCGAAAAGACGCCAAACGCGTCTTCCCTGAACTCTATAGGAAATGA
- a CDS encoding helix-turn-helix transcriptional regulator, with product MKIHLKHHRLESKGMTQQELADRVGVTRQTIISVERGRYKPSIELALRLARVFGVPVEALFELDPEEGEQT from the coding sequence ATGAAGATTCACTTAAAACATCATCGCCTTGAAAGTAAAGGCATGACCCAGCAAGAACTCGCGGATCGCGTGGGAGTCACGCGGCAAACGATCATCTCTGTCGAACGAGGCCGATATAAACCCTCGATCGAGTTGGCGTTGCGGCTCGCCCGCGTGTTTGGCGTGCCCGTCGAGGCGTTGTTTGAGCTGGACCCCGAAGAAGGAGAGCAAACATGA
- a CDS encoding M56 family metallopeptidase: protein MLLTLPSLLASSESELQQLLQPLVRISIVLSIAWLLHHALKRANPQLRVLLWRTTTVGLFLVALASLQSYHWNLPLLPAVSTSTSRLAETPNHSVDNMHGPLVVSRSDAAVAEAPTAIAVPESVGTAASQLRIEQHPHYVSTAEPVGATRMTINLSQSLLVVWLLGFVAISFSWLASLYRGASPLPRDIAREARAIASRIDYSATLNIRHSANIDMPCTIGLWTPCILLPSSQCNLAARDERQASLAHELGHCKRHDLRWNHLLALLQAVLWFHPLAWKIRLAHTDACDELCDTIAARCLGNATLYGRLLAAVAVRAASRQAASALAMARRSQVRIRIEAVQHNLARRAIGFWQAGTISVSALLVVLLLGTVGITRAEPPVVEQESLDETVDSLVPSPFRFPVTRFEVEEPESDVNPNDIDIAILDDADPTFDPDKPHHDTLRVFDTDGDLLWSHTGLNSIVSVGGVHGVAIDRQRGRVYVCEPVSKRITAFNLAGTKIWQIDGINAECLAVDGKTGDIWCSGGNSLSSGETVVFNMDGFELPGFPHRAIDMAYDPHTDAFWLVGFEVVKLTREGTVLFREPVNGWICASVSVDPNTGNAWIAERRHSQEADSRSHLWCRGPDGTVRRELSLGADHLFVVECEPKSGDAFFSGYLTGLRRVSLEGDPQQISQLNAKSIEFSPVGNLWVTTTDAIQRIDEQGKVLESIPFSQEPSPEEKATSSLDNHPTGALETSANVESTTATNSGIEIAILDNTDPTFMKDQPHHDYLRTFNRHGDELWSQTDLNNAETVGGVHGVVVDRQRGRIYIRENVAGRVSAFDLAGTKLWHLDGVNAGCLAIDQATGHLWCGGSTFSSGNIETVVIDLDGKQLAAYPFAALDMAYDPTTDAFWLVGPEVIKLAKDGEVLFRESMNGWCYASVSIDPNNGNVWIAERKHTYDGKGKSSLWCRKADGTILREINLESDDLFVVECDPTSGEAYFSGYNTGLRRVSLDGDLQPVSALSVKNISITPSGDIWIATTTAAMQINEYGKVLQKLPFSAKSPQAWIATF from the coding sequence ATGTTACTGACACTCCCATCGCTTTTGGCATCCAGCGAAAGCGAACTACAGCAGTTACTCCAGCCGCTGGTGCGAATCTCGATCGTACTCTCCATCGCCTGGCTGCTTCATCACGCGCTAAAGCGGGCAAACCCACAACTACGGGTACTGCTATGGCGGACCACCACGGTCGGATTGTTTCTCGTCGCGTTGGCGAGCCTGCAATCCTACCATTGGAATCTTCCGCTGCTACCTGCGGTTTCGACCAGCACAAGTCGACTCGCGGAGACTCCGAACCACTCGGTAGACAACATGCACGGTCCCTTAGTGGTATCGCGTTCCGACGCTGCAGTTGCCGAAGCCCCCACGGCTATCGCTGTACCGGAATCGGTAGGGACCGCTGCTTCCCAACTACGAATCGAACAGCATCCGCACTACGTTTCCACCGCCGAACCAGTCGGTGCGACACGCATGACAATCAACCTATCCCAATCACTGCTGGTCGTCTGGCTACTTGGATTCGTAGCCATCAGCTTCAGCTGGCTTGCTAGTTTGTACCGCGGTGCGTCTCCCTTGCCGCGCGACATCGCACGCGAAGCGCGGGCCATCGCCTCGCGAATCGACTACTCTGCTACGCTGAACATTCGACACTCGGCAAACATCGACATGCCCTGCACGATTGGGCTTTGGACTCCCTGCATTCTCTTGCCGAGCAGCCAGTGCAATTTGGCAGCACGCGATGAACGCCAAGCAAGTTTGGCCCACGAACTGGGGCATTGCAAACGGCACGATCTACGGTGGAATCACCTGCTCGCGCTATTGCAGGCGGTACTTTGGTTCCACCCGCTCGCCTGGAAGATTCGGCTGGCCCACACCGATGCGTGCGACGAGCTGTGCGATACGATCGCCGCTCGATGCCTCGGCAATGCGACGCTTTATGGAAGATTGCTGGCCGCGGTGGCGGTTCGCGCGGCGAGTCGCCAAGCGGCGTCGGCGCTCGCTATGGCTCGGCGTTCTCAGGTACGGATCCGCATCGAAGCGGTGCAGCACAATCTCGCGCGTCGGGCGATCGGCTTCTGGCAAGCCGGCACTATTTCGGTGTCTGCGTTGCTAGTCGTTCTGTTACTCGGCACCGTTGGAATCACCCGCGCCGAGCCTCCCGTCGTCGAACAGGAATCGCTTGACGAAACGGTTGATTCGCTTGTTCCTTCTCCTTTCCGATTCCCCGTTACGCGGTTCGAGGTGGAAGAACCTGAGTCCGATGTGAACCCGAACGACATCGACATTGCGATACTCGACGACGCCGATCCAACGTTCGATCCCGACAAGCCGCATCACGACACGCTCCGAGTATTCGACACCGATGGCGATCTGCTGTGGTCGCACACAGGCTTGAACAGCATCGTTAGCGTCGGCGGAGTGCATGGAGTCGCCATCGACCGTCAGCGTGGGCGAGTCTACGTTTGTGAGCCGGTGAGCAAACGTATTACCGCTTTCAATCTGGCAGGCACCAAGATCTGGCAAATCGATGGCATTAATGCCGAATGTCTGGCGGTTGACGGGAAAACTGGCGACATCTGGTGCAGCGGAGGGAACTCCCTTAGCTCCGGAGAAACCGTGGTGTTCAACATGGATGGTTTTGAACTGCCAGGATTCCCCCACCGAGCCATCGACATGGCCTACGACCCGCATACCGATGCATTCTGGCTGGTTGGATTCGAAGTGGTCAAACTCACTCGCGAAGGCACCGTGTTGTTCCGCGAGCCGGTGAATGGTTGGATATGTGCTTCGGTGTCGGTCGATCCGAACACTGGCAACGCCTGGATCGCGGAACGTCGCCATTCGCAAGAAGCGGATAGCCGGAGCCATCTATGGTGCCGTGGTCCCGACGGAACCGTTCGTCGCGAACTCAGCCTTGGAGCCGATCACCTCTTTGTGGTCGAGTGCGAACCAAAATCGGGCGACGCTTTTTTCAGTGGCTATCTCACAGGTTTGAGACGCGTCTCGCTCGAAGGCGATCCGCAACAGATTAGCCAGCTGAACGCCAAGAGCATCGAGTTCAGCCCGGTTGGCAACCTGTGGGTGACCACGACGGACGCGATCCAGCGAATCGACGAACAAGGCAAAGTGCTTGAGTCGATTCCCTTCTCGCAAGAGCCCTCACCGGAAGAGAAAGCCACTTCGTCACTCGACAACCACCCCACTGGTGCTCTGGAAACGTCAGCAAATGTCGAAAGCACAACTGCGACCAACAGCGGCATCGAGATTGCTATTTTGGACAACACCGATCCAACGTTTATGAAGGACCAACCACACCACGATTATCTGCGGACCTTCAACCGCCATGGCGACGAGCTCTGGTCGCAGACGGATTTGAACAACGCAGAGACAGTCGGCGGGGTGCATGGTGTTGTCGTGGATCGACAGCGCGGGCGGATCTATATTCGTGAGAACGTCGCGGGCCGCGTTTCGGCTTTCGATCTCGCTGGGACCAAGCTCTGGCACCTCGACGGAGTGAACGCGGGTTGCCTGGCGATTGACCAAGCGACCGGTCATCTCTGGTGTGGTGGCTCGACCTTCTCGTCAGGTAATATCGAGACCGTTGTGATTGATCTCGATGGCAAGCAGCTAGCAGCATATCCCTTTGCCGCACTCGACATGGCCTACGATCCAACGACCGACGCCTTCTGGCTGGTCGGCCCCGAAGTGATCAAGCTCGCCAAGGATGGCGAGGTGTTGTTCCGTGAATCGATGAACGGATGGTGCTATGCTTCCGTCTCGATCGACCCTAACAACGGAAACGTCTGGATCGCCGAACGCAAGCACACCTACGACGGCAAAGGCAAAAGTTCCCTCTGGTGCAGAAAGGCCGATGGAACAATCCTGCGCGAGATCAACCTGGAAAGCGACGACCTGTTTGTGGTCGAGTGCGACCCAACATCAGGCGAAGCTTACTTCAGCGGTTACAACACAGGGCTGCGACGTGTGTCGCTCGATGGCGACCTCCAACCGGTTAGCGCGTTGAGCGTCAAAAACATCTCGATCACCCCTTCCGGCGATATTTGGATCGCGACTACCACTGCAGCGATGCAGATCAACGAGTATGGCAAAGTGCTGCAGAAGCTACCCTTCTCGGCCAAGTCGCCCCAGGCGTGGATCGCTACTTTCTGA
- a CDS encoding SAM-dependent methyltransferase: MSSSQNQAVTVARDYYNSDDADAFYALVWGGEDIHIGLYESENDSISDASHRTVRSMAERLGPLTEETCFLDIGSGFGGAVRHMAREYGCRATALNLSEVENQRNRKVNEKQGLADRIEVVDGNFEELPFEDAAFDVVWSQDAFLHSNRRDRVIAEAARVLKPGGQLVFTDPMQADDCPAGSLQPILDRLHLTSLASPSFYRSAAKEAGLTEVGFEDLTHQLVNHYASVLATTEANESQLTEQISADYLERMKAGLRHWVEGGRAGLLAWGVFHFRR, from the coding sequence ATGAGTAGCTCACAAAATCAGGCCGTAACGGTCGCTCGCGACTATTACAACAGTGACGATGCCGATGCGTTTTACGCGTTGGTCTGGGGCGGCGAAGACATTCACATCGGGCTCTATGAATCGGAAAACGATTCCATTTCCGATGCAAGTCACCGCACGGTGCGGAGCATGGCCGAGCGACTCGGGCCGCTTACAGAGGAAACCTGTTTTCTCGATATCGGTTCTGGGTTCGGTGGTGCGGTGCGCCATATGGCCCGTGAATATGGCTGTCGCGCGACGGCCCTGAATCTCAGTGAAGTCGAGAACCAGCGGAATCGAAAGGTCAACGAAAAGCAAGGACTTGCGGATCGCATCGAGGTGGTCGATGGCAATTTTGAGGAACTGCCATTCGAGGATGCAGCGTTCGACGTGGTCTGGTCGCAAGATGCGTTCTTGCATAGCAATCGCCGTGATCGTGTGATTGCCGAGGCCGCCCGCGTGCTTAAGCCAGGTGGACAGCTCGTGTTTACCGACCCGATGCAAGCCGACGATTGCCCCGCAGGGTCGCTGCAACCGATTCTTGATCGATTGCATCTGACCTCGCTGGCATCTCCGTCGTTCTATCGTAGCGCGGCCAAAGAAGCAGGGCTTACGGAAGTTGGTTTCGAAGATCTTACGCACCAACTGGTAAATCATTACGCGAGCGTGCTGGCGACAACCGAAGCGAACGAGTCGCAACTCACCGAGCAAATCAGTGCCGATTATCTCGAGCGCATGAAGGCTGGCCTAAGACACTGGGTCGAAGGTGGCCGCGCGGGATTGCTTGCCTGGGGGGTGTTCCATTTCCGCCGTTGA
- a CDS encoding helix-turn-helix domain-containing protein: MKKHIVCLDHQARGGLEQLARSGARAAQVVRRCQILLKSDSGCTDEEIAEHVGCTTRNVRAVRKRFCEEGVQRAVYDAPRSGRPPEFTKRQQQQVIALACSEPPEGRARWTLELLCEHAVKEGFVDSLSVTEVSLWLKEHDLKPWRKKLGACPS, translated from the coding sequence ATGAAAAAGCACATTGTTTGCCTGGACCACCAGGCCCGTGGAGGTTTGGAGCAGCTAGCACGCTCAGGCGCCCGCGCGGCGCAAGTGGTGCGTCGCTGCCAGATATTATTGAAATCGGACTCGGGATGCACCGACGAAGAGATCGCCGAGCATGTGGGCTGCACGACGCGCAACGTCCGAGCCGTCCGAAAGCGGTTCTGCGAAGAGGGCGTCCAGCGGGCGGTGTACGATGCGCCTCGCTCGGGCCGCCCCCCAGAGTTCACCAAGCGGCAGCAGCAACAGGTAATCGCCCTGGCGTGCAGCGAGCCGCCCGAGGGACGGGCTCGCTGGACGCTGGAATTGTTGTGCGAGCACGCGGTGAAGGAAGGCTTCGTCGATTCGCTCAGCGTGACGGAGGTCTCGCTGTGGCTCAAGGAACACGACCTGAAGCCGTGGCGAAAAAAACTTGGTGCGTGCCCAAGCTGA
- a CDS encoding glycine/sarcosine N-methyltransferase, protein MVWRLDKRRLVIREKPLAAPRKQEFGDNPVETRLSENYKNEYVKGFVEKWDELIDWESRAKTEGDFFIEQLRERGAKKVLDVATGTGFHSVRLLEAGFEVVSADGSPEMLAKAFDNGKQYGHILRTVQADWRWLNRDVHGTYDAIICLGNSFTHLFNERDRRKALAEYYAMLEHDGVLIIDQRNYDGILDDGFNSKHTYYYCGDQVSAEPEHVDDGLARFRYSFPDESVYHLNMFPLRRKYLRRLMHEVGFQKIDTYGDFQETYREDDPDFFIHVAEKIYRVDDKVEEDAEVVSK, encoded by the coding sequence GTGGTCTGGCGCCTAGATAAAAGGAGGCTCGTCATCCGCGAAAAACCATTAGCAGCACCACGTAAACAGGAATTCGGTGACAATCCAGTAGAAACTCGGTTGTCCGAAAATTACAAAAACGAGTACGTCAAGGGGTTCGTCGAAAAGTGGGACGAATTGATCGACTGGGAAAGTCGAGCCAAGACCGAAGGTGATTTCTTTATCGAGCAGCTTCGCGAACGCGGAGCCAAAAAAGTGCTTGATGTTGCGACCGGAACGGGGTTTCACTCCGTGCGTTTGCTCGAAGCAGGCTTCGAGGTCGTAAGTGCCGACGGTAGCCCTGAAATGCTTGCCAAAGCGTTTGACAACGGCAAGCAGTACGGTCACATTCTCCGCACCGTGCAAGCCGATTGGCGTTGGCTCAATCGCGACGTGCATGGCACGTACGATGCCATCATCTGCCTTGGCAACTCGTTCACGCACCTTTTCAACGAGCGCGACCGCCGCAAAGCGTTGGCCGAATACTATGCCATGCTCGAGCACGATGGCGTGCTGATCATCGATCAACGCAATTACGATGGCATTCTCGACGATGGGTTTAATAGCAAGCACACCTATTACTACTGCGGCGATCAGGTGTCGGCCGAGCCAGAGCATGTAGACGATGGGCTCGCCCGCTTCCGCTACAGTTTCCCCGACGAGTCGGTGTACCACCTCAACATGTTCCCGCTCCGGCGGAAGTACCTGCGTCGACTGATGCATGAAGTTGGTTTCCAGAAGATCGACACCTACGGTGATTTTCAGGAGACGTACCGGGAAGACGATCCCGACTTCTTTATTCACGTTGCCGAGAAAATCTATCGCGTTGACGACAAAGTGGAAGAAGATGCCGAGGTGGTAAGCAAATGA